One part of the Novipirellula aureliae genome encodes these proteins:
- a CDS encoding cation:proton antiporter, whose protein sequence is MELLLYLAMIPTLGVAAQWLAYRMGWPSILLLLLFGVCLGFFIQPDIYLAELVGGDAQKTGPELLFPVVSLSVAVIMLEGGLSLKFTELREAGSAAFRLVTLGALITWIGTAAAANWVLGFSWTVSFLLGAILIVTGPTVIGPLLQQVRPTRRVASTLKWEGIVIDPIGAVLAVLVFDQVLLHSNQADMGSAIWMLTKTALVGLAMGMGGGAFLTVMFRRYLVPDHLHGIGTLAVALLLYAVSDWLAHESGLITVTVTGIWLANQKRFDIEHIVELKENLRTLLIGCLFIILGSRVRVEDVMAIGWPGLVFLAVMILLVRPLSVYLSLLGSPLNFREQTFVAALAPRGIVAAAVSSVFALEMERHSEMILLPGADQLATVTFLVIVGTVAFYGTLASPIAKLLGLADERSNGILIAGADRWVREFAAELKSAGLPVLLVDTNFNKVSQARVAGLRAECVNILNEHARGDLPLAGIGRLLAMTPNDEVNTLAVRECRSLFNRAKLFQLTFSQKNDGGPRGLTRNLMGRALFGEGLTFSKIKEMVDSGAQFKSTKLSESFGYPEFERRYNKTAELLCVINGDGKPRMNTVDSPLEPEAGQTIVCLVSSVPIPADHAAGEKTKSTKNSPTENPKS, encoded by the coding sequence ATGGAATTACTGCTTTATCTCGCGATGATCCCGACGTTGGGGGTAGCGGCACAATGGTTGGCTTACCGAATGGGTTGGCCGAGCATTTTACTGCTGCTGCTGTTCGGTGTTTGTCTCGGTTTTTTTATTCAGCCAGATATTTATTTGGCGGAATTGGTTGGCGGAGATGCGCAGAAAACGGGGCCAGAGCTTCTGTTTCCGGTTGTCTCGCTGTCGGTCGCGGTCATCATGCTCGAAGGCGGATTGTCGCTTAAATTCACAGAGCTTCGTGAGGCAGGCAGCGCGGCATTTCGGCTTGTCACGCTCGGCGCGTTGATCACGTGGATTGGAACGGCGGCCGCAGCAAATTGGGTACTTGGGTTTTCGTGGACGGTTAGCTTCTTGCTCGGGGCAATTTTGATCGTTACCGGGCCAACCGTTATCGGTCCGCTACTGCAACAAGTTCGGCCCACTCGGCGTGTCGCATCGACGTTGAAATGGGAAGGAATTGTCATCGATCCGATTGGTGCCGTGTTAGCGGTCCTTGTTTTCGACCAAGTGCTACTTCATTCAAACCAAGCCGACATGGGCTCAGCGATTTGGATGTTGACGAAGACCGCTTTGGTGGGTCTGGCGATGGGGATGGGCGGCGGCGCATTTTTGACGGTCATGTTTCGGCGTTACTTGGTCCCGGATCATTTGCACGGCATCGGCACCTTGGCGGTCGCATTATTGTTGTATGCGGTAAGCGATTGGTTGGCCCATGAATCGGGCTTGATCACCGTGACGGTTACGGGGATTTGGTTGGCCAACCAAAAGCGATTTGATATTGAGCATATTGTCGAACTGAAAGAGAACTTACGGACGTTGTTGATTGGCTGCCTATTCATCATTCTCGGTTCACGCGTTCGAGTCGAAGACGTGATGGCGATCGGATGGCCTGGACTGGTTTTCTTGGCCGTAATGATTTTACTCGTTCGCCCGCTCTCGGTTTATCTCTCGCTGCTGGGCTCCCCACTCAATTTTCGCGAGCAAACCTTTGTTGCCGCACTGGCACCTCGTGGGATCGTCGCGGCAGCGGTTAGTAGCGTCTTTGCATTGGAAATGGAACGACATAGCGAAATGATCTTGCTTCCCGGTGCGGATCAATTAGCGACCGTCACCTTTTTAGTGATTGTCGGAACCGTTGCATTCTATGGGACATTGGCCTCGCCAATTGCAAAGCTATTGGGTTTGGCCGACGAGCGTTCCAATGGCATCTTGATTGCCGGTGCCGACCGCTGGGTTCGCGAATTCGCAGCCGAGCTGAAATCAGCGGGGTTACCTGTCTTGTTGGTCGATACCAACTTCAACAAAGTCTCGCAGGCTCGAGTGGCCGGCCTTCGCGCCGAATGCGTCAATATCCTCAACGAGCACGCTCGAGGTGATTTACCACTCGCCGGAATTGGTCGGTTGCTTGCGATGACGCCTAATGACGAAGTCAACACGTTGGCGGTGCGCGAGTGTCGCAGCCTTTTTAATCGTGCAAAATTGTTTCAGCTCACCTTCAGCCAAAAAAACGACGGAGGCCCTCGCGGCTTGACCCGCAATTTGATGGGGCGTGCGTTGTTCGGAGAAGGGCTGACATTCTCGAAGATCAAAGAAATGGTCGATTCCGGAGCCCAGTTCAAATCGACGAAGTTAAGCGAATCGTTCGGTTACCCTGAATTTGAACGACGTTACAATAAGACAGCCGAGCTCTTATGCGTGATCAATGGGGATGGCAAGCCTCGCATGAATACCGTCGATTCGCCACTCGAACCCGAGGCCGGCCAGACGATTGTTTGTCTGGTTTCATCGGTGCCGATCCCAGCCGATCATGCGGCTGGAGAAAAAACAAAGTCAACGAAGAATTCGCCCACGGAGAATCCGAAGTCCTAA